In the Ctenopharyngodon idella isolate HZGC_01 chromosome 4, HZGC01, whole genome shotgun sequence genome, one interval contains:
- the LOC127511129 gene encoding tripartite motif-containing protein 16-like gives MAGARFSQDEFMCSLCLDFVKDPVTIHCGHSYCKSCITDCWDQEDQKRVYCPQCRQTFRPRPALAKNTILARILKKLKKTKLPADCYAGAGDVQCDVCTGRKHKAVKSCLVCLNSYCQNHLEQHESLFKGKRHNLTEATGRLQEMICQKHNKIVEVFCRTDQKCICVLCMDEHKNHDTVSFAAQRTEKQHQLKKTQRSFQQRIQQREKDLQQLREAVESHKRSAQTAVEDSERIFTELIRSVKRSRSEATQRIRDQEKTAVSRAEGRLERLEQEINDLRRRDAELEQLSHTQDHIHFLQSFQSLSAPPESTDVNDDLFSSLSSFDVVRESVHQLRDKLEDFCKEELKKISDRVTFTNIVPRTRNNFLQYSHQLNLDLNTVNKRLCLSEGNRVITYAVTLQSYPVHPDRFDVYPQVLCRESVCGRCYWEVEWNGYDVRISVSYKSISRKGSGNVCLFGCNNKSWSLICSSSRYSFRHNDIETELPVKSIISRIGVYVDHSAGTLSFYSVSGDTMSLIHTVQTTFTQPLYPGFWVGFKSSVNCVDESE, from the exons ATGGCAGGAGCCAGATTTTCTCAGGATGAGTTCATGTGTTCATTGTGTCTGGATTTCGTGAAGGATCCAGTGACCATCCActgtggacacagttactgtaagaGCTGTATTACAGACTGCTGGGATCAGGAGGATCAGAAGAGAGTCTACTGccctcagtgcagacagaccttcagACCAAGACCTGCTTTAGCTAAAAACACCATTCTGGCTAGAATATTGAAGAAACTGAAGAAGACTAAACTTCCTGCTGACTGTTACGCTGGAGCTGGAGATGTGCAGTGTGACGTCTGTactggaagaaaacacaaagccgTCAAGTCCTGTCTGGTGTGTCTGAACTCTTACTGTCAGAATCAccttgaacaacatgagagtttgTTTAAAGGAAAGAGACACAATCTGACTGAAGCCACTGGACGACTGCAGGAAATGATCTGCCAGAAACACAACAAAATCGTTGAGGTTTTCTGCCGCACTGATCAGAAGTGTATATGTGTGCTGTGTATGGATGAACATAAAAATCACGACACTGTATCATTTGCAGCGcagaggacagagaaacag CACCAGCTGAAGAAGACGCAGAGGTCGTTCCAGCAGAggatccagcagagagagaaagatcttcagcagctgagagaggctgtggagtctcataag cgctctgcacagacagcagtggaggacagtgagaggatcttcactgagctcatccGCTCCGTTAAGAGAAGCCGCTCTGAGGCCACACAGcggatcagagatcaggaaaagactgcagtgagtcgagctgaaggacgactggagcgactggagcaggagatcaatgatctgaggaggagagatgctgagctggagcagctttcacacacacaggatcacatccatttcctgcag AGTTTCCAGTCTCTGTCAGCTCCTCCTGAATCTACAGATGTAAATGACGATCTCTtcagttctctctcctcttttgatGTCGTTAGAGAATCTGTCCATCAGCTGAGAGACAAACTGGAggatttctgcaaagaggagcTGAAGAAGATCTCTGACAGAG TCACTTTCACCAACATTGTTCCCAGGACCAGGAACAACTTCctacaat attcccatcagctcaatctggatctgaacacagtgaataaacgCCTCTGTCTGTCTGAGGGGAATAGAGTGATTACTTACGCTGTCACACTCCAGTCGTATCCTgttcatccagacagatttgatgtGTATCctcaggtgttgtgtagagagagtgtgtgtggacgctgttactgggaggttGAGTGGAATGGGTATGATGTGcgtatatcagtgtcatataagagcatcagcaggaagggatcgggtaatgtgtgtttgtttggatgTAATAATAAGTCCTGGAGTTTGATCTGCTCTTCCTCCAGATACTCATTCAGACACAATGACATAGAGACTGAACTCCCTGTAAAGTCCATCATCagtagaataggagtgtatgtggatcacagtgcaggaactctgtccttctacagcgtctctggagacacaatgagcctcatccacacagtccagaccacattcactcaaccgctctatcctgggttttGGGTTGGTTTTAAATCATCAGTGAACTGTGTTGATGAATCAGAATAG